The following proteins are encoded in a genomic region of Hippoglossus hippoglossus isolate fHipHip1 chromosome 3, fHipHip1.pri, whole genome shotgun sequence:
- the fam120b gene encoding constitutive coactivator of peroxisome proliferator-activated receptor gamma isoform X1, whose protein sequence is MGVKGLQSFMQRCCPEVCVPVNLREMASQHVARNTATATAHSAGPTLVVDGMACLRHWYTCENWVCGGQWREYMDVLKSWVEAFNSTGIRLVFFFDGVVEEQKRREWVKRRHRVNGQISKIFRHIKEHGEQPGRQLFCLPSGLAAFTSFALRSLGQEVFCSVQEADFEIASYARQHCCMGILGQDSDFIIYDSAPYLSVEKLRINSLTTVLYDRQRFCRAIGLAITQLPLLACLLGNDVVSTEQMQHIRNNAIATYRKSNPAPDHGAPQVETVLAVSQYVSSLWGGQEEETGHILQCMNLSAPHRELLKRGICSYLLPGQEALQRGVISSCPSACAMEKYVSPETLKACREKHVATEGFMVYPVLCEGVVECSNTLEDEEDAELLPQALVFKPCRQRIYGLLLGHDGSTVDTPVIREWFVFPGNPLKEPDMVHPVPVSLPGGLPSLDLLWFGTGSDVTSLRLTSFLTILDCQDFTELYGTIEVSLLAVLCLVTYIVLQVPAVSQEDVDAYLSQGVCLSMKSPQELQYIKLPFLSSRAVQLGSLYVRGLSNLLGANCASGYPLPNTALMPWHSFDGQLFQSKYLLAHSGTEKTVLLDSDSSCLSLFLHLREKLIETCRKQGRVLQSRPRPNAPDLSRKKNTSAPGYRETHAGWTSGCREGWRTTGEVRGEQRHEGGWRERGEERRGQSEHDNRERLGERGGHGGGGHGGGGQHFHPHSYPDHHSGGRHNMSHPPRQSRGRSYRSRGRYQLAPRWSQSPAPGT, encoded by the exons ATGGGTGTGAAGGGTCTGCAGAGCTTCATGCAGCGCTGCTGTCCAgaagtgtgtgtgcctgtgaaCCTCAGAGAGATGGCCTCACAACATGTTGCCAGAaacacagccacagccacagcccaCAGCGCAG GTCCCACACTCGTTGTGGATGGGATGGCTTGTCTCCGCCACTGGTACACGTGTGAGAACTGGGTGTGTGGGGGGCAGTGGAGGGAATACATGGATGTCCTGAAGAGCTGGGTGGAGGCGTTCAACTCCACCGGCATCAGACTGGTCTTCTTCTTTGATGGAGTGGTGGAAGAGCAGAAGAGACGAGAGTGG GTGAAGAGAAGACACAGAGTGAACGGGCAGATTTCTAAAATATTTCGTCACATCAAGGAACACGGAGAGCAGCCTGGGAGACAGCTCTTCTGTCTGCCCTCTGGTCTGGCAGCATTCACATCCTTTGCTCTCAG gTCCTTGGGGCAGGAAGTGTTTTGCTCAGTGCAGGAGGCTGACTTTGAAATTGCCAGCTACGCTCGTCAGCATTGCTGCATGGGTATCCTGGGACAGGACTCAGACTTCATCATATACGACAG TGCCCCCTACTTGTCGGTGGAAAAGCTGCGAATAAACAGCCTCACCACCGTCCTGTACGACCGACAGAGGTTCTGCCGAGCCATCGGACTAGCTATCACCCAGCTACCACTGCTGGCTTGTCTCCTTGGTAATGATGTGGTGTCAACGGAGCAGATGCAGCACATCAGGAACAATGCCATAGCAACATACAG GAAAAGCAATCCTGCACCAGACCATGGTGCTCCACAGGTGGAAACGGTCCTAGCTGTATCCCAGTATGTGAGCTCTTTGTGGGGcggacaggaggaagagactGGGCACATCCTTCAATGCATGAATCTGTCAGCTCCTCACAGAGAGCTACTGAAGAGAGGGATCTGCTCCTACTTACTACCTGGACAGGAAGCCCTGCAGCGAGGTGTCATCTCTTCATGTCCCTCCGCCTGTGCCATGGAGAAATATGTTAGTCCAGAAACATTAAAA GCATGCAGAGAGAAGCATGTAGCAACAGAGGGTTTTATGGTTTACCCGGTTTTGTGTGAGGGGGTTGTCGAATGTAGCAACACtttggaggatgaggaggacgcTGAACTGTTGCCCCAGGCCCTCGTCTTCAAACCCTGCAGACAGCGCATCTACGGACTGCTGCTCGGTCATGATG gcagcACTGTTGATACTCCAGTGATCAGGGAATGGTTTGTCTTCCCCGGAAACCCACTGAAGGAACCTGACATGGTCCACCCTGTCCCAGTCAGCCTCCCGG GTGGTCTTCCCAGTTTGGACTTGTTGTGGTTCGGCACTGGTTCTGATGTTACTTCCCTTCGTCTGACATCCTTTCTTACGATACTTGACTGCCAGGACTTCACTGAGTTGTACGGTACCATTGAAGTCTCTCTCCTGGCTGTGCTCTGTCTGGTCACTTACATAGTCCTGCAG gTACCGGCTGTGTCTCAAGAGGACGTTGATGCTTACCTGAGTCAGGGCGTCTGTCTGAGCATGAAATCCCCACAGGAGCTTCAATACATCAAG CTGCCTTTCCTCTCCAGTCGTGCGGTACAGCTGGGATCTCTCTATGTCCGAGGGCTGAGCAACCTGTTGGGTGCCAACTGTGCCAGCGGCTACCCGCTGCCCAACACTGCCCTGATGCCCTGGCACAGTTTTGATGGACAGCTGTTCCAGTCAAAGTACCTGCTGGCACATAGTGGGACAGAGAAAACTGTGCTGCTGGACAGTGAT TCATCCTGTCTGTCCCTGTTTCTCCACCTGAGAGAGAAACTCATAGAAACCTGCAGGAAGCAAGGCAGAGTCCTGCAGTCCAGACCAAGACCCAACGCACCAGATCTAAGtcgtaaaaaaaacacttcagcaCCGGgatacagagagacacatgCAG GTTGGACCTCAGGTTGTCGTGAGGGATGGAGGACGacaggagaggtgagaggggagCAGCGACATGAaggtggatggagggagagaggagaggaaagaagaggccAAAGTGAACATGACAACAGAGAGAGActaggggagagaggaggacacggaggaggaggacacggaggaggaggacaacatTTTCATCCTCATTCTTATCCTGACCATCACAGTGGAGGTCGTCACAACATGAGCCATCCTCCTAGACAGTCCAGAGGTAGATCGTATCGCAGCAGAGGAAGATACCAACTGGCTCCCAG atGGTCTCAGTCGCCTGCACCAGGAACATAA
- the fam120b gene encoding constitutive coactivator of peroxisome proliferator-activated receptor gamma isoform X2, with protein sequence MGVKGLQSFMQRCCPEVCVPVNLREMASQHVARNTATATAHSAGPTLVVDGMACLRHWYTCENWVCGGQWREYMDVLKSWVEAFNSTGIRLVFFFDGVVEEQKRREWVKRRHRVNGQISKIFRHIKEHGEQPGRQLFCLPSGLAAFTSFALRSLGQEVFCSVQEADFEIASYARQHCCMGILGQDSDFIIYDSAPYLSVEKLRINSLTTVLYDRQRFCRAIGLAITQLPLLACLLGNDVVSTEQMQHIRNNAIATYRKSNPAPDHGAPQVETVLAVSQYVSSLWGGQEEETGHILQCMNLSAPHRELLKRGICSYLLPGQEALQRGVISSCPSACAMEKYVSPETLKACREKHVATEGFMVYPVLCEGVVECSNTLEDEEDAELLPQALVFKPCRQRIYGLLLGHDGSTVDTPVIREWFVFPGNPLKEPDMVHPVPVSLPGGLPSLDLLWFGTGSDVTSLRLTSFLTILDCQDFTELYGTIEVSLLAVLCLVTYIVLQVPAVSQEDVDAYLSQGVCLSMKSPQELQYIKLPFLSSRAVQLGSLYVRGLSNLLGANCASGYPLPNTALMPWHSFDGQLFQSKYLLAHSGTEKTVLLDSDSSCLSLFLHLREKLIETCRKQGRVLQSRPRPNAPDLSRKKNTSAPGYRETHAGSRLVGGWRPALA encoded by the exons ATGGGTGTGAAGGGTCTGCAGAGCTTCATGCAGCGCTGCTGTCCAgaagtgtgtgtgcctgtgaaCCTCAGAGAGATGGCCTCACAACATGTTGCCAGAaacacagccacagccacagcccaCAGCGCAG GTCCCACACTCGTTGTGGATGGGATGGCTTGTCTCCGCCACTGGTACACGTGTGAGAACTGGGTGTGTGGGGGGCAGTGGAGGGAATACATGGATGTCCTGAAGAGCTGGGTGGAGGCGTTCAACTCCACCGGCATCAGACTGGTCTTCTTCTTTGATGGAGTGGTGGAAGAGCAGAAGAGACGAGAGTGG GTGAAGAGAAGACACAGAGTGAACGGGCAGATTTCTAAAATATTTCGTCACATCAAGGAACACGGAGAGCAGCCTGGGAGACAGCTCTTCTGTCTGCCCTCTGGTCTGGCAGCATTCACATCCTTTGCTCTCAG gTCCTTGGGGCAGGAAGTGTTTTGCTCAGTGCAGGAGGCTGACTTTGAAATTGCCAGCTACGCTCGTCAGCATTGCTGCATGGGTATCCTGGGACAGGACTCAGACTTCATCATATACGACAG TGCCCCCTACTTGTCGGTGGAAAAGCTGCGAATAAACAGCCTCACCACCGTCCTGTACGACCGACAGAGGTTCTGCCGAGCCATCGGACTAGCTATCACCCAGCTACCACTGCTGGCTTGTCTCCTTGGTAATGATGTGGTGTCAACGGAGCAGATGCAGCACATCAGGAACAATGCCATAGCAACATACAG GAAAAGCAATCCTGCACCAGACCATGGTGCTCCACAGGTGGAAACGGTCCTAGCTGTATCCCAGTATGTGAGCTCTTTGTGGGGcggacaggaggaagagactGGGCACATCCTTCAATGCATGAATCTGTCAGCTCCTCACAGAGAGCTACTGAAGAGAGGGATCTGCTCCTACTTACTACCTGGACAGGAAGCCCTGCAGCGAGGTGTCATCTCTTCATGTCCCTCCGCCTGTGCCATGGAGAAATATGTTAGTCCAGAAACATTAAAA GCATGCAGAGAGAAGCATGTAGCAACAGAGGGTTTTATGGTTTACCCGGTTTTGTGTGAGGGGGTTGTCGAATGTAGCAACACtttggaggatgaggaggacgcTGAACTGTTGCCCCAGGCCCTCGTCTTCAAACCCTGCAGACAGCGCATCTACGGACTGCTGCTCGGTCATGATG gcagcACTGTTGATACTCCAGTGATCAGGGAATGGTTTGTCTTCCCCGGAAACCCACTGAAGGAACCTGACATGGTCCACCCTGTCCCAGTCAGCCTCCCGG GTGGTCTTCCCAGTTTGGACTTGTTGTGGTTCGGCACTGGTTCTGATGTTACTTCCCTTCGTCTGACATCCTTTCTTACGATACTTGACTGCCAGGACTTCACTGAGTTGTACGGTACCATTGAAGTCTCTCTCCTGGCTGTGCTCTGTCTGGTCACTTACATAGTCCTGCAG gTACCGGCTGTGTCTCAAGAGGACGTTGATGCTTACCTGAGTCAGGGCGTCTGTCTGAGCATGAAATCCCCACAGGAGCTTCAATACATCAAG CTGCCTTTCCTCTCCAGTCGTGCGGTACAGCTGGGATCTCTCTATGTCCGAGGGCTGAGCAACCTGTTGGGTGCCAACTGTGCCAGCGGCTACCCGCTGCCCAACACTGCCCTGATGCCCTGGCACAGTTTTGATGGACAGCTGTTCCAGTCAAAGTACCTGCTGGCACATAGTGGGACAGAGAAAACTGTGCTGCTGGACAGTGAT TCATCCTGTCTGTCCCTGTTTCTCCACCTGAGAGAGAAACTCATAGAAACCTGCAGGAAGCAAGGCAGAGTCCTGCAGTCCAGACCAAGACCCAACGCACCAGATCTAAGtcgtaaaaaaaacacttcagcaCCGGgatacagagagacacatgCAG GCAGTAGATTGGTGGGAGGATGGCGGCCTGCTTTGGCCTAA